Sequence from the Sanguibacter keddieii DSM 10542 genome:
GGTGCTCGCGAATACGGTGTTCCCGATCTTCCTCGACAAGCCCTTCTCTGACCAGCCGTGGGACACGTACCTCAACCTGGTGCCGCTGGTCGACTACGAGGTCGTCGACGCCGTGACGAACGTCGTGGTCTTCGTCCCGCTGGGGGTGCTGCTCCCGCTGTTCTTCGTGCGTGCGCCGTGGTGGCGGGTGCTGCTCCTGGGGGCGGGCCTGAGCCTGCTCATCGAGGTGTCGCAGTACCTGACGGCGAACCTCCTCGGTGGCGGTCACGTCGCCGACGTGAACGACCTGCTCTTCAACGTGGTGGGCACCGGGGTCGGGCTCGCGCTGCTCGAGGCCGTGCGGCGGATCCCGGGTGTCGCGCAGGTCGTCGACGGGTTCCGCTGGCGCTGAGCGCGGGGTGGCAGGCCGTTAATCAATTGTGATTTACTAATCCCATGAGTCGCCCGCCCCGATCCACCGACGCCGAGCTGCTGGACCGCATCGGCGCCGCCCTGTCCCAGCGCACCTCGACCGAGCCCTGGGGCCTCGGCGACGTCGCACCGGCCGCGGGGATCAGCGCCGCAGGCCTCATCAAGCGCTTCGGGTCCAAGGAGCGCCTGCTGCACGCCCTCTCGCGACGCTGGATCGACACCGTGCCGTCTGCTCCGGCCGACCCCGAGCACGCTCTCGACGAGCTGCGGGCGTACGGCCGGGCGAACTTCGCGACAGCGTCGTCGTCTGCTGCGATCACCGGGCTCGGGGAGCTCATGCGAGACCTGTGGTCTCCAGAGGCGGTGGAGCTGCTCCGTGAAGGCTGGGACAAGCAGGCGCGGTACATCGAGAGCCTGCTCGCGCATCTCTCACTCCGCGCTGACCTCGACCACCGCGCAGCCGCCCTCACCGTGCTCGACGCCCTCCACGGGAGTCTCTACCGGCAAGCGGTCTCTCTCGACCCCACATCACCCGAACAGACCATCGACAACCTCCTCGAGGAATGGGCACGACCATGACCCGCACCTGGCGCGGATGCGTCTTCATCGGGACGAGCCTCGACGGCTACATCGCCAAGCCCGACGGCGACCTCTCCTGGCTCACCGCCCCCGAGCCGCGAGGCCACGCAGCCGAGGAGGGGGCGCACCCTGCTCTGGTCTGGAAGACGTTCTTCCCGACCATCGACACTCTCGTCATGGGACGGACGACGTACGACACGGTGTCAGGCTTCGACGAGTGGCCGTTCGAGGGCAAGACCGTCATCGTGCTCAGCACGACGCTCGACGCCAGCGACCGCGCCCAGGTGGTGCGCTCCGTCGACGAGGCCAGCGACCTGCTCGCACGCACCGGAGCCGAACGTGTCTACGTCGACGGCGGCCGGACCATCCAGTCGTTCGTCTCGGCGGGTCTCGTCGACGAGATCACCGTGTCCGTCGCGCCGGTGCTCCTCGGTCGCGGGAGCCGTCTCTTCGGAGACCTCGACCGCGACGTCCTGCTGACGCTCCGTGGCCACCACTCGACCGACGGCGACGGGCTCCTGCGCGTGACCTACGACGTCTCGCGGCGCTGAAGCCTCTGCTGACGCGGTCTCAGGCGCGCGCGGTCGCGAAAGCCCTGTCGAGGAGCTCGCCCACGGGCGTCGCACCGTCGCGACGAGTCCACTCGGCGAGAGCGACGTCCAGGCACGCCAGCGCGGTGTGGATGAGGGTCTGGGCGCGGAACGCCCTGCTGTCCTCGGGGCCGTCGAGCCGGTCGATGATGACCGGCTCGAGGAGCGCGGCCCAGGCGATGTGCTTCTCGAGGTTGCGTGCCCGGAGCGAGGCTGTGCTCATCATGACCCGCATCGTCCGCAGGCCGGTCGCGGTCCCGGCGGCGGTGCTCTCCTCGACCGGCGCGAAGGCGTTCCGGAGCACCTGCCAGACCGGCTCGTCGGTGGGGCGGGTCTGCGCGGCGTCGCGCACGAGCAGCCCGAAGGGGGCCGGGTCGCCGATGACCACGTCCTCCTTCACGGGGAAGTAGCGGAAAAAGCTCCGCGTGGACATGCCCACGGCCGAGGCGATGTCTTCGATGGTCGTCTGGTCGAAGCCGCGCTCGTCGAACAGGCGCAGCGCCTGCTCGGCGACGTGCTCTCGTGCCGAGGCGCGCGTGACGCTCCTGAGCCCTGATGCCGGTGCCCGCGTTGCCTCTGTCATGCCCCCATCCTAGTCCAGAGGTGGCGGCTCGCGAAGCAACTGTCATAGAGTGACAGAAGTGGCGTACAGTGAAGTCTCTCGACGGAAGGGAATGACCATGCAGAAGCGACAGCTCGGCCAGCAGGGCCTGGAGACCTCAGCCATCGGTTACGGCGCGATGGGCATCTCCATCGCCTACGGCCCCGGAGACCAGCAGGAGGGTGCAGCCACCATCGCGAAGGCCTACGACCTGGGCGTGAGGTTCTTCGACACCGCAGAGCTCTACGGGTGGGGCGAGAACGAGAAGATCGTGGGCCAGGCGGTCAAGGGCTTCCGCGACGACATCCAGATCGCGACGAAGTTCGGGTTCACCCACGACTACGGCCAGGACAGCCGCCCCGAGCGCATCCGCGAGGTCCTCGACAACAGCCTGCGCTACCTGGGGGTCGACTACGTCGACCTCTTCTACCAGCACCGCGTGGACCCGGACGTGCCGATCGAGGACGTCGCCGGCACCGTCAAGGAGCTCATCGACGCAGGCAAGGTCAAGTACTTCGGCCTCTCCGAAGCCGGCCCTGCCACGATCCGCCGCGCTCACGCGGTCCAGCCCGTCTCGGTGCTCCAGACCGAGTACTCCCTCTTCGAGCGCGACGTCGAGGCGATCTTCCCCACGCTCACCGACCTCGGGATCGGATTCGTCCCCTACTCGCCTCTGGGGCGTGGGTTCCTCACCGGCACCGCGCGACCGGCCCACGAGTACGACGAGACCGACATGCGCCGCACCGACCCGCGCTGGCAGCCCGGCAACTTCGAGAAGAACCTCGAGGCCACCGCGCAGCTGACCGAGCTGGCCACGTCCAAGGGCGCGACCGTCGCCCAGCTGGCCCTGGCCTGGCTCCTGGCCCAGGGCGAGCGGATCGTCCCGATCCCCGGAACCCGCTCCCAGGCGCGCATCGCCGAGAACGTCGGCGCAGTCGACGTGACGCTGACCCCGAACGACCTCGACCTCATCGCCGCGATCCTGCCCGCCGGCGGGCACGGAGCCCGCTACGCCGAGGCCAACCTCCCCCCCGTGGGACTGACCCCGCAGACACCATGCTCGGGCCGGTCAGCGACAGCTTCCGCGAGCAGTACGGCATCGCCACCGAGTTCACCGAGTTCCGTGCCGTGAACCGCTGAGTCACCCAGCACCCCGCAGCCGGCGGAGGCCCCGCGTCGAGAACCTTACGACGCGTGGTCCCGCCGGTTGACCCAGGGGGGCACCGCGACGACTCATCGCGGGCCCCTTTCACCGTCTGACTACCGCTCAACACACAAGAGGAGCCACCTATGGCTGACCAGCAGCTCCACGTGACGCTGAACAACGGCGTGACCATGCCTGCCCTCGGGCTCGGCGTCTACCAGAGCTCGCCCGAGGAGACCACCGCCGCGGTCGTCTCCGCACTGCAGACCGGCTACCGGCACATCGACACCGCCGCTGCCTACTTCAACGAGCGTGAGGTCGGCGAAGGCATCAAGCGCTCTGGCGTCGAGCGTTCCGAGATCTTCGTCGAGACGAAGATCTGGATGAGCGACTACGGCTACGAGGAGACGCTGCGAGGCTTCGAGAAGAGCCGCCGCAAGCTCGACGTCGACCAGATCGACCTCCTGGTGCTCCACCAGCCCCTCGCCGACGAGTTCGACAAGACGATCGCCGCCTACCGTGCGCTCGAGACCCTGCTCGCCGACGGCCGCGTCCGCGCGATCGGTGTCTCCAACTTCATGCCCAGCCAGCTGCAGGCGATCGTCGACGCATCCTCGGTGGTGCCAGCGGTCAACCAGATCGAGGTGCACCCCTACTTCTCCCAGCCCCAGTGGCGCGTGGCCAACGACCAGTACGGCGTCCTGACCCAGTCGTGGTCGCCGATCGGCGGGTCGTACACCTACGGTGACTCCACCAAGAACCCCTTCACCGAGCCCGTCCTGACCGACCTGGCCGGGCGCTACGGCAAGACCCCGGCCCAGGTCATGCTCCGGTGGCACATCGACCACGGCTTCTCTGCCATCCCGAAGTCGGTCAAGGCGCACCGCATCGCGGAGAACTTCGACGTGTTCGACTTCTCCCTCGCCCCGGCGGAGATCGCGGCGATCGACGCCCTCGACACTGGCGTGCGCGGCGGACCCGACTCCAACACCCTGAACCTCGACAACTACGGATTCGCGATCCCCGAGTGATCCGAGGGCCGACTGGCGTCACCACGACGCCCCTCGCCCCCCCTCTACTCGCGTGACTCCTCGTCTAACGAGCGTGCAGCCGGTCTCGAACGGAACGGTGCCACCAACAACGGCGCGGCCCAGCAACAGCTGGTCCGTGCCGTTGCCGCGTTCCCAAGGTGTCGCCGTCTCGGGAGGCACTCCGCCCCACCGGAAACGATCGTTTCTGGTGGCGGGCCCCGCGAGGACAGCATGTTGTTGCCGTTCTGGCGGTGAGGGTTCGCTAGTCTCGGTCGATGGGGCAGCGCAGCGCACGGCAGCGATCTGCGGTCTTGGCGGCTGCGCTCGTCGGGGGATCAGGTGACGTCCTCGACTTCCTGCTCCCACTGTGGGCGGGATCGGCCCTGGGTGCCTCCCCTGCGCAGATCGGCGTGCTCGTCGCCCTCGAGCTCGTGGTGTCATTCATCGCGCGCCCGTTCGCCGGGTGGTTGGCCGATCACCGCGAACGCGCCCGGGTCGCCGCCGCGGGCTCGCTGCTCTACGGACTCGGCTGCTTCGGTTACGCCCTCGCGCCAGGGATCGAGGTCGCTCTCCTCGCGGCAGGGACGACCGGGATAGGTGGGGCGCTGTTGTGGGTCGCGGTGCGCGCGATCACGGCCGAGCACCTCGTCGACGACGGTGGTGCTTTCGCGCACTTGTTCTCGAGGATCGCTCTCGTCGCCTGGATCGTCTGGGTTCCAGCGATGGTCCTGCTGCCGATCGTCGGCTACCGGGCCTTGTTCGCAGCGTTCGGTGCCACGTGCCTGGTCGGGTCGGCCGCACTCCTCTTGCGTGCCGAGAGCACGTTTCGGCCCGCGGACTCGTCGACGGACAGCGCCAGGAATGACCTTCAGCGTCTTGGCCCCTTGCTCGCGGTCGTCGCATTGATGAGCATCGCGGAAGCTGGCATCGGCCTCCTCGTCCTGCTGCACCTTCAGATGACGACCGAGCTCGATGTCTTCCAGATTGCCCTGGTGTTTCTGCCCGGTGGCATCGCTCTGACCGTTCTCCCCGGGCCACTGCACCGCCTCACAGGGCACTGGGGGCGCAGGAGGATCTACATGGTGGGGGCGGGGGCCTCGGCGATCTGCGCAGCGGGGCTCGCTGCGGCACCTGGGCCGGTCGCCATCGCCGCGCTGTGGATCCTGACGAGTGCATCTTGGGCTGCCCTCACACCAGTGGACGAGGCGGTGGTGGCCGAGGTCAGCACCTCAGTACGGGCTGGCCGTGGGATGAGTTTGCTGAGCAATGCTGCACTGGCCGGTGGAGCGGTCGGGGCCGCCGGTGCCGGGTCGCTTTATGGTGTGACGTCGTGGGCCGTGGTGTGCCTGGTGCTCGCCGGGATCCTCGTCACCGCAGCTGTCGCTGGACCGTTGGCGCTGCTTTGCATGGACGTTCTGGACAAGCCGGGCAGGGCCGAGCAGCCGCCGAAGCCCAACGTGTGTTGATCATCGATTCAGCCAAGGGATGGAGTCATCACCGGAAACGATCGTTTCTGGTGGTGGAGGGTGCGGACCCTGGAAGCTGCCACCAGAAACGGTGTCCGCCCGAAACGGGTTTTGAATCGGTGACCGTTTCTGGTCAGGCCGGTCGCGGGGGTGGTTTTGGCGCGCCCGAAACCCCTCTGGAGAGGGGACCCGCTAGCCGTCGTGCCCCTCAGGGGCGGGCGTCAGTGAGAGCGGGGTGGGGTGGTGCTGTGCAACAATCGACTGGATCGGTTTTCTTCGATCCAACGTCACGTCCCAGGGAGCGCTCATGAGTTCGACCGCCGACCACCTGCCCGTCGTCGTCATCGGTGCTGGGCCTGTTGGCCTTGCGGCCGCTGCGCACCTGATCGAGCGGGGTGTGGAGCCGCTGGTGGTCGAGCAGGGGGACGCGGTCGGCGCTGCGGTCTCCTCGTGGGGGCACGTGCGCCTGTTCTCGCCGTGGCGCTACGACGTCGACGCGGCCGCGCTCCGGCTCCTGGAGCCCACAGGGTGGCGCTCGCCCGACCCGGACACTCTGCCCACGGGGGCGGAGCTCGTCGCCGACTACCTCACTCCTCTCGCCGCCCTCCCGCAGATCACTGAGCGTCTGCGCCTGGGGTCGAAGGTCACCGGCATCACGCGCGACGGGGCGGACAAGACGCGCTCCTTGGGCCGCGACCGTCAGCCCTATCGCGTGCGGATCGTGGCCGGGGGCCAGGTCCAGGACGTGCTGGCCCGAGCCGTCATCGACACCTCAGGGACCTGGGACCACACCAACCCGATCGGCACCGGTGGGCTGCCAGCCCTTGGCGAGAAGGAGAACGCCGGCTACCTCACCGGCCCCCTGCCCGACGTCCTGGGCCGGGACCGCGCGCGGTTCGCCGGCACCCACACCCTCGTGGTCGGCATGGGGCACTCGGCCGCCAACACGCTGCTGGCCCTGGTCGAGCTCGCCGAGACCGCGCCGGGAACGACGATCACCTGGGCGATCCGCGGCGGGTCGGCCCGCCGGCTCTTCGGGGGCGGGAGCGACGACGAGCTGCCCGCACGCGGGCTGCTGGGCTCGCGACTGAAGGAGGCCACCGAGTCAGGGCGCATCACCCTGATCAAGCGCGCCTCTATTGAGCAGATCAGCGGAGAAGGTCAGCGTGTCCGGGTCACGGGCAGCACCCGAGACGAGGTCCTGGACGTGACGGTCGACCAGGTCGTCAACGCCACCGGGTTCCGCCCTGACCTCGACATCGTGCGCGAGGTGCGCCTGGACCTCGACAGCGCCATGGAGTGCCCGGCCGGTCTCGCCGAGCTCATCGACCCCAACTACCACTCCTGCGGCACAGTCCCCGCCCACGGTGAGCAGCTGCTGCGCCACCCCGACGCCGGGTTCTACATCGCCGGGATGAAGAGCTACGGGCGAGCGCCGACCTTCCTGCTGGCCACCGGCTACGAGCAGGTCCGGTCCATCGCCGCTGCCCTGGCCGGAGACACCGCCGCCGCGATGGCGGTCGAGCTGAACCTGCCGGCGACCGGTGTGTGCTCGACCGACGTCGCGGCCGACGGTGAAGAGACCTCGTGCTGCGGGACGAACGAGACCCCGCAGCTGCTGACGATCGGCGCACCGGCAACGACTGGTTTCGCCACCGGCCTGGCGCACGGGCGGTCAGCGGACTCGGCCTGACCAGGGGGTAGGCCGAAGAAGGCCCTCCCGTCCGAGCGCGGACGGGAGGGCCTTCGTCATGCAGCAGGTGGAAGTCAGTGCGCTTCGAGGGCGTCGACGGCCTCGACGAGCTCGGTCGGGGAGTCCTGCGCACCGACGAGGTCTGCGAGGTAGTGCTGGGCGTCGAGCGCCGCGGCGCAGCCGGACCCGGCGGCCGTGATCGCCTGGCGGTAGGTGTGGTCGACGGCGTCGCCGCAGGCGAAGACACCCTCGAGGTTGGTGCGTGTCGAGCGACCCTGCACCTCGATGTATCCCTCGTCGTCGAGCGTGACCTGGCCCTTGACGAGCTCGGTGCGCGGGTCGTGACCGATGGCCACGAACAGGCCCCCGGCCGCGACGTCGCGCTCTTCACCGGTGAGGGTGTCGCGCAGGCGCACACCCTCGACCTTGTCCGCGCCGTGGATCGCGACGACCTCAGAGTTCCAGGCGAACTCGATCTTCGGGTCGGACGCAGCACGCTCGGCCATGATCTTCGAGGCGCGCAGCGAGTCGCGGCGGTGCACCATCGTGACCTTCGAGGCGAAGCGCGTGAGGAACGTCGCCTCTTCGACGGCCGAGTCGCCGCCACCGACGACCACGATCTCCTGGTCGCGGAAGAAGAACCCGTCGCAGGTCGCGCACCAGGACACCCCACGCCCGGACAGGCGCGTCTCGTCCTCGAGACCCAGCTCGCGGTAGGCCGAGCCTGTCGCGAGGATCACCGCGCGGGCGGAGAACACCTCGCCCGAGCCTGTGGTGACGACCTTGATCGGACCGTCGAGGTCGAGGCTCGTCGCGTCGTCCCACTCGATCCGGGCGCCGAAGCGCTCGGCCTGCTTCTGCATGTTCTCCATGAGCTCAGGGCCCATGATGCCCTCGACGAAGCCCGGGAAGTTCTCGACCTCGGTCGTGTTCATCAGTGCGCCACCAGCGGTCACCGACCCGGCCAGGACCAGCGGGGCCAGCCCGGCGCGCGCCGCGTAGACGGCAGCGGTGTACCCGGCCGGACCGGACCCGACGATGATGAGCTCGTGCGTGGGGCTGGTCATGCTCATGCCGCCGGCGTCAGGGGTGCAGGGGTCACGCCGAGCTCGTCGAGCAGGTTCAGGATGCGGGCCTGGATGTCATCGCGGATGGGCCGCACGGCCTCGATGCCCTGTCCGGCAGGGTCGTCGAGCTTCCAGTCTTCGTAGCGCTTGCCGGGGAAGATCGGGCACACGTCACCGCAGCCCATGGTGATCACGACGTCGGAGGCCTTGACCGCGTCGGGGGTCAGGACCTTGGGGGTCTCGGTGCGGATGTCGATGCCGAGCTCGAGCATGGCCTCGACGGCGGTCGGGTTGATCTGGTCAGCCGGCTCGGACCCGGCCGAGCGGACCTCGACGTTGCCTGCGCCCAGGGCGGTGAGGAATCCTGCGGCCATCTGGGAGCGGCCGGCGTTGTGGACGCAGACGAACAGCACGGACGGCTTGGCGGGGGCGGTGTTCTCAGTCATGAACGTTCTCCAGGTCAGGTGCGGATGAAGGTCAGGCGGGCAGGTCGAGATCGGGCAGCAGATCGGCCAGCAGGACGCGCACGTGGGCGTCGATCTGCTCGGTGATCGCCAGCACCCCGTCGTGGGAGGCCAGGGCCGGGTCGCCCACGACCCACTCCTCGTAGCGGGTGCCGGGCAGGATCGGGCAGGTGTCACCGCAGCCCATGGACACCACGACGTCGGCGGCGCGGACCGCGTCGTCGGTGAGGGGCTTGGGGAACGCGGCGTCGGCGTCCGCGCCGAGGGAGTCCAGGACGTCGCGGACCTCGGGGTGGAGGTCTGCGGCGGGCGCGGACCCGGCAGAGCGCACCACCACCCGGTCTCCGGCGTAGCGTCGCACGAGCTCGGCGGCCAGCTGGGAGCGTCCGGCGTTGGCCACGCAGACGAACAGCACCTGCGGCACGCCGGTCGCTGCCTGGGCGCGGGTGAGGTCTTCGAGGCGCTGGCGGGCGAAGCGCTCAGCAGCCACCACCAGGTGCGAACGAACGCCCGCGCTGCGGGCCAGGGCGGTGTAGGACTCGCGCACCGTGGTGGTGACGGTCTGGGCACTCAGGTGCTCGAAGCGCTGGGCGAGCTCGCCGGCGATGCGGGTCAAGATCGCGTCGACGTCTTCGAGCCCTACCGCTGACCCGGCGCGGGTGAGGTTCTCCAGCGCTGCGGGGGCGAAGGCGTCCAGCAGCGTGCTGACCGCCCCGCGCAGGGCCGGTGCGACCCGGTAGTAGACCCAGGTGCCGCGCCGCTCGGAGGTCAGCAGGCCGTTGTCCTTGAGCACGCGCAGGTGGTGGGAGACGGTGGGCTGGGCGATGTCGGCGACGGTCGCGATGTCGCACACGCACGCCTCGCCGGTCGGGGAGGTGGTGATGAAGGACAGCATCCGCAGGCGCAGCGGGTCGGCCACGGACTTGAGCATCGCCGCGACGGCCACGGCTGAGTCCAGGCTCATGCTCGTGCTCGCAGGGGTGACCTGATCGCACGTCTGCTCGGCGGTGAGGGAGGAGGTCATGGCTGCACCTGTCGGTCGGAGACGGTCTGGTAGGGGTCTACGGCGAACCAGCGCCGCCCGACCCACAAGGTCACGTAGACGAGGGCGACCAGGACGGGGACCTCGATGAGCGGCCCGACGACCCCGGCCAGAGCCTGCCCGGACGTCGCGCCGAAGGTGCCGATCGCCACGGCGATCGCGAGCTCGAAGTTGTTGCCTGCTGCGGTGAAGGCCAGCGTGGTGGACTTCGCGTACCCCAGGCCCAGGGTCTTGCCGGTCACGATGCCCAGGCCCCACATGAGGGCGAAGTAGACCAGCAGCGGCAGGGCGATGCGGGCGACGTCGAGCGGATTCGAGGTGACCGCGTCGCCCTGGAGGGCGAAGAGCAGCACGATCGTGAACAGCAGCCCATAGAGCGCCCAGGGTCCGATGACGGGCAGGTAGGTCTCCTCGTACCACTGGCGTCCCTTGGTCCGCTCGCCGACGGCCCGTGAGGCGAAGCCGGCTACGAGCGGGACGCCGAGGAAGACCAGGACGTTGAGGGCGATCTGGCCCATCGAGATGTCCAGGCCTGCGGTGTCGAGGCCGAGCCAGCCAGGCAGGACGGTGAGGTAGAAGTAGCCCAGGAGCGAGAAGGCGACGACCTGGAACACGGAGTTGATCGCGATGAGCACCGCAGCGGCCTCCCGGTCACCGCAGGCCAGGTCGTTCCAGATGACGACCATCGCGATGCAGCGCGCCAGCCCCACGATGATCAGGCCCGTGCGGTACTCGGGAAGGTCGGGCAGGAAGATCCACGCCAGGGCGAACATCACCCCGGGGCCGATGATCCAGTTCAGCGCCAGGGAGCTGAACAGCAGGCGCTTGTCCCCGGTCACGGCGGCGACCTTGTCATAACGGACCTTGGCCAGCACCGGGTACATCATCACCAGCAGCCCGAGCCCGATCGGCACCGAGATGCCGCCGACCTCCATGCGGGAGAGCACGTCGGAGACGCCCGGGATGAAGCGTCCGAGCAGCAGGCCGGCGACCATCGCCAGGCCGATCCACGCCGGCAGCCAGCGGTCGAGGGTGGAGAGCCGGGGCGGTGAGCCTGGGCCGGTCGTCGTGGTCGCAGCGGAGACGTCAGTCACGGGGAGCCAATCGCGCAGAGGGGGCCACCTGAGCAGCCTGTATCGGTCTGCATCTATATTGACTTATCTCGATACAGAAGAGCAAGCGAGGTCCCGAACGTTCGACTGCCGTTCACCTGCGCCGGTCCTGGGAAGGTCAGGGGTGGGGGCTGCGGCGTTCGAGCAGCGCGACATCGCGCCAGGTGCCCTTCAGCTGGGCTATGCGTTCGCGGACCCCCACGACGCGGAAGCCGGCGCGCGCGTGCAGTCGCATGCTCGCGGTGTTCTCCGGGAAGATTCCCGCCTGGATCGTCCAGATGCCCGTCACCTCTGTCGAGGCGACCAGATGGGCGAGCAGAGCCCCGCCGACCCCGTGGCCGGCGGCGGCGGGGTCGACGTAGACCGAGTTCTCCACGACGCCGGCGTAGGCCGGCCGGGCCGAAATCGGGCTCACCGCGCACCAGCCCACGACCAGACCGGACGCGTCGACCGCGACGGTGCGGTGGGTGTCGAGCTTGCCCTGGTCGAACGCTTCCCACGACGGGACGGTTGTCTCGAACGTCGCCTGGCCGGTCGCGATGCCGGCCGTGTAGATGTCGGCGACCCGCCCCCAGTCACTCGGGGTCATCGCTCGCAGGGTGAGGCCCGCAGGTGTCATGCGGGCATGGCTGATGTCAGCAGCTGCCTGCCGAGCTCGTCGAAGCGGGGGTGCTGGATCGTGTAGTACGACCAGGTCCCACGCCGCTCCCGGGTGAGCAAGCCGGCCTCGACGAGAATCTTCAGGTGATGGCTCACCGTCGCCTGGCTCAGGCCCACAGGCTCGGTCAGGTCGCACACGCACGCCTCCCCACCCTCGCCCGAGGCCACCAGCGCCAGCAGGCGCAGGCGCGTGGGGTCGCCCAGGGCTTTGTACCCGCGAGCGATGTCCTCGGCCGCGCCGACGTCCAGGGAGTCGCGGACCGCCGGGACACAGCACTCGGTGGTGGTCGAGGTCAGTGTGCTCATCTGCTCATCGTCCCATGCATCGATCGAAACCGATGATGGCCGAGGGGCGAGCACACAGACCTAGGCCGGGACGGCGAGCTAGTTGTTCGGGGTGTCGTCCATCGCGAAGATCCGGTCGCCGAGGTCGTCGTCGGTGTAGCGCCACAGCGGCATGGGCAGGTCGGGGTCGGAGTGGGGCCCGCGGAGCATCCGGTACCCCTCGGGGATCTCTTCCCAGAGCCCGGCGCGGATCAGGCGATCGATCGAGTCTTGGTCGCCGCCTGCCGTCCCGACGGCGAAGTCGCGAGGAACGATGCCGGTGCGGCCGTGGCTGCCGGTCCAGGCCCCGGTCGACATGAACAGGCCAACCGCCGCCAGGCCCTCAGGTCCGCGCAGGCCGTCGAGCTCGTGGATGTCTGAGTGAAAGTCGAAGGTCCCCATGCCCTTGAGTATCTCCGCCTGATCGGGGAGCCGCATCCGACCTAGGTCGTGGGTGCGGGTTGGGCTGGGGTGAGGCGTGGGACGAGGCGGACGAGGATCACCATGGCCACGAGCTCGACGAGGGTCTGGGTGACCACGGCGAGCGGGGCGATCGAGAGCGAAGCCGGCAGCGCCAGGGCTAGGGGCAGGACGACCAGGGAGTTGCGGGTGGCAGTGGAGAACATCACGGCCCGGGTCGCGGGCACGTCGAGCCGCCCGACCCTGGCGGCGACCTTCCCGAGAGCCACGGCGATGACGACGAAGGCGACGTACAGGGGCAGGACTCGGGCCAGGGCGGCGACCTCGGACCCGACAGCGGCGATCTGGGAGCCGATGACGACGGCGAGGGTGGCCATCATCAGCGGCACCATCGCCCCGGCCATGACGTTCTCGACGGCTCGCCCGGCGCGGTGGCGGCGGGCGAGGGCCTGGACG
This genomic interval carries:
- a CDS encoding VanZ family protein, coding for MFHQVPVLPVVVPVATLAFAVLLWSLHRRARLTPQRAAVSLALCVYLAGVLANTVFPIFLDKPFSDQPWDTYLNLVPLVDYEVVDAVTNVVVFVPLGVLLPLFFVRAPWWRVLLLGAGLSLLIEVSQYLTANLLGGGHVADVNDLLFNVVGTGVGLALLEAVRRIPGVAQVVDGFRWR
- a CDS encoding aldo/keto reductase, which gives rise to MADQQLHVTLNNGVTMPALGLGVYQSSPEETTAAVVSALQTGYRHIDTAAAYFNEREVGEGIKRSGVERSEIFVETKIWMSDYGYEETLRGFEKSRRKLDVDQIDLLVLHQPLADEFDKTIAAYRALETLLADGRVRAIGVSNFMPSQLQAIVDASSVVPAVNQIEVHPYFSQPQWRVANDQYGVLTQSWSPIGGSYTYGDSTKNPFTEPVLTDLAGRYGKTPAQVMLRWHIDHGFSAIPKSVKAHRIAENFDVFDFSLAPAEIAAIDALDTGVRGGPDSNTLNLDNYGFAIPE
- a CDS encoding TetR family transcriptional regulator, whose product is MTEATRAPASGLRSVTRASAREHVAEQALRLFDERGFDQTTIEDIASAVGMSTRSFFRYFPVKEDVVIGDPAPFGLLVRDAAQTRPTDEPVWQVLRNAFAPVEESTAAGTATGLRTMRVMMSTASLRARNLEKHIAWAALLEPVIIDRLDGPEDSRAFRAQTLIHTALACLDVALAEWTRRDGATPVGELLDRAFATARA
- a CDS encoding MFS transporter, which gives rise to MGQRSARQRSAVLAAALVGGSGDVLDFLLPLWAGSALGASPAQIGVLVALELVVSFIARPFAGWLADHRERARVAAAGSLLYGLGCFGYALAPGIEVALLAAGTTGIGGALLWVAVRAITAEHLVDDGGAFAHLFSRIALVAWIVWVPAMVLLPIVGYRALFAAFGATCLVGSAALLLRAESTFRPADSSTDSARNDLQRLGPLLAVVALMSIAEAGIGLLVLLHLQMTTELDVFQIALVFLPGGIALTVLPGPLHRLTGHWGRRRIYMVGAGASAICAAGLAAAPGPVAIAALWILTSASWAALTPVDEAVVAEVSTSVRAGRGMSLLSNAALAGGAVGAAGAGSLYGVTSWAVVCLVLAGILVTAAVAGPLALLCMDVLDKPGRAEQPPKPNVC
- a CDS encoding dihydrofolate reductase family protein, whose protein sequence is MTRTWRGCVFIGTSLDGYIAKPDGDLSWLTAPEPRGHAAEEGAHPALVWKTFFPTIDTLVMGRTTYDTVSGFDEWPFEGKTVIVLSTTLDASDRAQVVRSVDEASDLLARTGAERVYVDGGRTIQSFVSAGLVDEITVSVAPVLLGRGSRLFGDLDRDVLLTLRGHHSTDGDGLLRVTYDVSRR
- a CDS encoding FAD-dependent oxidoreductase gives rise to the protein MSSTADHLPVVVIGAGPVGLAAAAHLIERGVEPLVVEQGDAVGAAVSSWGHVRLFSPWRYDVDAAALRLLEPTGWRSPDPDTLPTGAELVADYLTPLAALPQITERLRLGSKVTGITRDGADKTRSLGRDRQPYRVRIVAGGQVQDVLARAVIDTSGTWDHTNPIGTGGLPALGEKENAGYLTGPLPDVLGRDRARFAGTHTLVVGMGHSAANTLLALVELAETAPGTTITWAIRGGSARRLFGGGSDDELPARGLLGSRLKEATESGRITLIKRASIEQISGEGQRVRVTGSTRDEVLDVTVDQVVNATGFRPDLDIVREVRLDLDSAMECPAGLAELIDPNYHSCGTVPAHGEQLLRHPDAGFYIAGMKSYGRAPTFLLATGYEQVRSIAAALAGDTAAAMAVELNLPATGVCSTDVAADGEETSCCGTNETPQLLTIGAPATTGFATGLAHGRSADSA
- a CDS encoding TetR/AcrR family transcriptional regulator, which encodes MSRPPRSTDAELLDRIGAALSQRTSTEPWGLGDVAPAAGISAAGLIKRFGSKERLLHALSRRWIDTVPSAPADPEHALDELRAYGRANFATASSSAAITGLGELMRDLWSPEAVELLREGWDKQARYIESLLAHLSLRADLDHRAAALTVLDALHGSLYRQAVSLDPTSPEQTIDNLLEEWARP
- a CDS encoding aldo/keto reductase, whose product is MQKRQLGQQGLETSAIGYGAMGISIAYGPGDQQEGAATIAKAYDLGVRFFDTAELYGWGENEKIVGQAVKGFRDDIQIATKFGFTHDYGQDSRPERIREVLDNSLRYLGVDYVDLFYQHRVDPDVPIEDVAGTVKELIDAGKVKYFGLSEAGPATIRRAHAVQPVSVLQTEYSLFERDVEAIFPTLTDLGIGFVPYSPLGRGFLTGTARPAHEYDETDMRRTDPRWQPGNFEKNLEATAQLTELATSKGATVAQLALAWLLAQGERIVPIPGTRSQARIAENVGAVDVTLTPNDLDLIAAILPAGGHGARYAEANLPPVGLTPQTPCSGRSATASASSTASPPSSPSSVP